The window CTGACGGAGGCAATGACGGTTTCATACAGCAGCGGCGCACCCTCGACCTGGCCCAGCCGGTTGGCTGTGGCGAAGGCCTGCAGCGGACCGGCCAGGTCGAGCAGGTTCATGTCCTCGTACGCGAGAAAGACAATGCGGCGCGTGGTCGAAGCAGGCATGCGTGTTCCTTATGTAAGCCAATACCGAAAGCGCATTATCGCCCCTGCCACGGATACTCCGCTTCCAGCACGACGAAACGGGCGGCCGCCGTGCCGTAGCGGGTGGTGATGTCGTCGAGCGCTTTGTCGAGTACCCGGGCTGAAGGCGTGGCGTCGAACTCGGGCAGCACCCAGTCGAGCGGCTTGCCCTGGCCTGCGACCATGTCGGGAATCAGCATCAAGCCGTTGCGCGTCCTGACCGGCGCGCCGGACTGCGCGAGCGCGTGGACGCGCGTGCGCAGGGTGGCGGTGTAGGCGTCGGCGGCGAGCGAGAGCGCCATTTCGTCCACGCCGGGGGCGACGGGAATGCCGATATCCTGGCTTGGGCGCAGAAAATACGAGGTGACGGCCGTCACGCGGTCGCCGAAGGTGATGCGAAACGCGTCGCTATTGTGCACGCTGCCCCAGTCGCCGACGCCGAGCTGCGTGGCCAGGACCTGCGCGCGTTCGGTGCCGCCAATGGCTTCGACCAGTGCCAGGGCAGTCGGTATCGCCGCGCTGATGCCGGCACTCGATACGATTTTTCCATCGGCGACATAGCGCGTGTTCTTCACCCAGACCGTATCCGGATAGGCCGCCACGCGCGACTGGTGGGTGCTCCAGTGGCCGGTCGCGCGGTGGCCGCGCGTGAGGCCGGCCTTGGCCAGCACGATCGAGCCGTTGCAAATGCTGACCATCGTCGCGCCTTTGGCCGCCTGGGCGCCGACCCAGGCCAGCAGGGTCGGGTCATCGTTCTTTTTCAAGGCCGGGACGACGACGTAATCGGCGCCGTCGGGATAGCGCTGGTCGAATTCGGCGACGGTATTGTCCGGCTGGATTTGCAGTGGGGGCAGTTGCAGCAGACCTGGCTGCGTGGCCACGCTGACGACATCGGCCAGGCCGGATCGGGCCAGCACGCCGTAGGGGAGCACGAAGTCGGACATCACCGTGCCGCTATTTTCGCCAATAACCGCGATGACTGGGCGGGTGCGCCCGAAGCGCGGCGCGTAGGTGCTGATTTTTTCGGTGGGCTCGATGCTGGCCGCGGCCGGCGCCACGACGGGCGCGCCCTCCTGGGCCGACGTGGGACCCGTAAAGGCAAGGGAGGCAAGTGCGATAAGCACGAGGCGCGTGAATCCAGTCATGATTGAAACTCCTGTCAGGCCATACGTAAAGTCGCGGGGACGTCAACGCCACCGGGTATCAGGCCATCTTACGAGCAGGTGGTTTTGGCGTAAATGACAAAATACAGTCAATTCACGCCAAATCGACATGGATGCGCGGATGCGGTTAGTCCCAAATTTGCTCCGGAAACGAAAACGCCAACCTGCATGGGTTGGCGTTTTGCTTGCCGCAAAGGCGGTCAAGACCATCCCCGCCGCAGCGGGGACCGGTGGGAGATTACTTGGCGGCTGGGGTCGCGGCCGGGGTCGCAGCTGCCGTGACAACCGGCGCCGGCGCTGGCGCGCTGGCGGTTTTTTCCGCTGCCTTGGTTTCTTTCGCTGCCTTGGCGCGGGCCTTGGCGGACTTCTTGTGGGTTTTCACTTCGGTCTTGGTGGTGGTGACTTCTTCCTTGGCACCGGGAGTGACCGTGGTTTCCTTGGTTTCCGTCTTGACCACGTGCGCATCCTTGGCATCGGTTTTCACGACCGTGGTTTCCTTCGATTCGGTTTTGACGACGTGCGCTTCGGTCTTCGCCGCTGGCGCAGGTGCGGCGGCAGGAGCAGGGGTTTGAGCGAAAGCAGCGGTAGCGAACAGGCCGGTGATCAGGGTAGCGATAGTTTTTTTCATGATGCGGTTCCTTGGATTGGTATAAACGGTTTATTTTATTTGTGTGAAGCGTCTTGCTTACTTGCTTGCCTGCGGGGCCGGCTTGGCGGCTTCCGCGGCGGTCTTGATGTCCTGGGCTGGTGCTTTGACTTCGGCTTTGGTTTCAACCTTTACTTCAGCCTTCGCTACCGGTGCTGCTGGTGCCGGAGCCGGTGTCGGGGAGTGCGCGAATGCGGCGCTGGCGAACAATCCGACGGTCAGGGTAGCGATTACTTTTTTCATGGTCAGTCCTTTTTCTGGGTTGAGGTTCGGTGCACAGTTGCCGTGTCACTGAGCTGAAAACGCCGCCCGAAACCGATGAGTTGACCGCCTTTACACGCGCTTACAACTCGCGCTGTTTGCTTACAACTAGGCAAGCTGGCGCCGGACAGATCGTGGCAAGCGATTGTGCTGCCACCGGGGCTGTCCGGGATCAAGGGTGACGAGAAGGTAGACTCCTACTATTTGAGTCTTCAACGAAAGGAACTTCATGAACATTCGCTTGATGGGGCTCATCGCCGCGCTGGCAACCGGGTTGAGTGCCGGGGCTTGCGCGCACACGAATCTGACCAGCATGTACACCGACATCGCGGGCAAGTCCTGCAAGAAAACGGTTGCTGATAAAGTTACCGGCGCTTATACATTGAGATGCCCTGGCGTGGGCAAGTACCGCCTGCATATTCATGACGACGATGAGCGAAGTTCGATTGACATCGTGACCCCGGATGCACGGGTCTTCGCGCTCAATTACTGGGAGGTCGTCACCCACGGGTTTTCCTCGCTCGGGAAAAAGGCCGAATGGCGGGTTGCCAATGTCGGTGGAAAAACGGTTCCGGTCGCGCTGATCGTGCGCCTGAACGTGATGGATCAAAGCGACCCGGAACGCCCGAAGCGGCGTCAGGTCCTTGTGGTGGCGCACATCGGCAAGGACACGGCGTGTGTCGTGAATGTCGTCGATGCGGCCTCCACCGACGCCAACGCAGCGGCCAGGGCCGCCGCTGATCGTCCGGAGCAAACCTGTTTGAAGTCTGCTGCGCCCTGATTGACGCGCCAGTACAGGGCGTCTACGTTGCCAGCACTGGCATGACACGAGTGGAGCGCTCCAGTCCGGCCGGCCCGGGTAAGGGACCGCCCGGCACGCACATCAGGACGCGTGACCGGCGTGCCGCATGATGGCCGCTTGCCACAGCGGTTCACCCGCGAGGGGCATTCCGGCAAGCTTGAGCAGGGAGTCGATGTAATCGGCGTAGCCGGGATCGGCCAGCTCCTTGATCAGGGGCAGGTTGAGCAGGGCAAACGCGGCATGCCAGCCATCGCCTTCCTGGCCCGGCTGGCGCAGCGCCAGTGCCGGATTGAACTGGTAGCGCCCGGTCGACAAGCGTTTGAACAGGCGCCGGTTATACGCGTAGTCGCGGCTGACCTCGTTACGCGCCAGTACGCCCGAGATAAAGGCGCGCTTGCCCCGTTCCGGCGCCACGACCGTGGGTGGCCACTTTTCGTAGGCGGCCAGCAGCATGCCGGCATCGAAGCTGCCGCGGTCGCTGGCGTCGGCCCGGCCAAAGCAGGACTTGAACAGTACCCACATGGTTTGAAACAGCACATACTCGGATTGACGGCGGTCGATGCGCACCAGGCGATCACCGGCAATGACGTCGATGCAGGGCGGTGCCACCAACTGGACCACGGCGCCGAAGGGACCGGCCGCGTAGGCACTGTCGCGCAGGGCGGTGGCCATGGCCCAGTGCAGCGCGTTGCGGCCCAGGTGGTCGGTGGCGGAGGTGTCGGCGCCGCGCGCCAGCAATGCCTCGATGAGGGGGACGTTGCCGGCCGCCGCCGCCGCCATCAGGGGCGTCTGGTTCATCGGCGTGCGATGCTCGACGCCATGCTTGTCGCACAGCCGCAGCACATCCTTGATGTTGCGCGCGAAATAGGGCATGAAGTGGCGCCGCCCGAGTGTTGCACCGAGCTTGCGAAAATTGTACGCCTGCGCGTAGCCGGCACAGCCTGCCAGCACGTCGGCCAGGACCGGTTCGTCGAAGCAGGCTGCATACTCGTACAGCTGGCCCTTGTGCTTGCTGCCGGGGGCATGCTCGCGGAATACCTTGGACAGGCTCTCGCGCAACCTGGCCTCGTCGAACACCGGCCAGGGCACCGGGGCGCTCTTGAGGATCAGGCGCTCGATCGCGTCGGCTTGCTCCTGCTTGCCCTGCAGGGTAAGCTTGCGCGCTTCTTTTTGCCAGTCTTCCAGGCTGGACGCGGGCGCATCGTGTTTGGGCGCCGCGCCCGCCTGCGCGATATCGAGCAGGCGCACCAGCGGATGCGCGGCGTCCGATTCGACCAGGTACACATGGCGGATCGACCGGGTCAGGGCCACATACAGGGCATTGATGTAGAACTTGTAGATTTCGAGCGACTTGTCGGACTTGTCCCTGGCACGGCTGTACTGCAGATCGTCACTGGCGATGTCGGCCGCGCTGATGCCCTCGGCGATCTCGCCGAAGCGGGCCCGGTTGTCGGAGATGAAGCGGAACAGCACAATGCTGTCGTACTCGAGGCCCTTGGCCTCGTGGACCGAAAAGATCAGCGGCGTGTCGAAGTGCTTTTTCGCTTCCTCCTTGTCCTCGTCGCGCAGCACCAGCACCGCAAAGCGGGTGGAACGGCGCGTTTGCGCGTTCAGGTCGCGCCGCGCGCTGTCGCTGTCGGCCAGCAGGCTGACCGTGCCCGCTTCCTGGTTGACAGCATCGACCAGGAAATTGCTCTCGCGATCGATCGAGCCGAAGCGCCGGTGCTTGATTTTCAGGAGCGTGTTGGCCACCCGCGTCACTTGCGTGCCGTTCCTGAAATTGGCGCGCAACACCTGCAACTGCTGCCGCTCGGCCAGTTCGGGATCGCGCCAGAAGAGGGATTTGACTTTGCTCCAGGAGAAAAAGTTCGGGTGCACGATCTGGTTCGAGTCGCCGCACAGCAGGAACTGGCCCGGCTTCCTGAGCGCCTGGAGCACCAGCGCCAGTTGCGCCACGGTCAGGTCCTGCACCTCGTCGACCACCACGAAGTCGTAGCGCGGCTGCACCTCGGGCCGCCAGTCATGCGCCACCAGGTTCAGGTCGAACAGCCGGGCCTGTTGTAGCCATGCGCAGTAGCGCTCGAACAAATCGTACAGGGTATCGCGTTCGGCCGCGCCGAAGATCGACTGGCGCGTGCCGAGCGCGCGGTATTGCTCGCGCGTGAGCACGCCGGCGGCGTCGGCGGCGAGCACGCCACGGATTTCCTCGAATGCCTGGTGGGCGTCGATGCCCTTGAATTGCTGGCGCATGCGCGCGAACCAGGCGGAGAAATCGCGCCAGGTGGCCTCGCGGCCGTGCGGGACCCGGACCGATTCGAGAAACTCGCGGTAGGACAGGAAGGTGGCTTCCTGGCCGGCCTGCTCGAAACCGTCGGCGTAATACAGATCGCGCGCGGACTGCGCCAGATAGGCCGAGTGGGTCACGTACAGGACGTCGCCCTGGGCCTGCTTCATTTTCTCGAGCGTGAGCGCGGTCTTGCCGCTGCCGGCGCTGCCGACGATGATCAGGGGCGCGTTCTGCACGTAGACCGCCTGCTGCGCATCGTCGAACGACATCACCTTGTCGAGCCAGTGCACCTGGCGCCGTTGCGGATGCAGGTAGGGAACCGGTGCCGCCTGCGTGATGGCCTCGCCGGCGTCGGCCGCGGCAATGCTGTTTTCGTCGATCCGGGCTCCGCGCATGAAGCGCGATTTGTCGTAGTCGTGCTGTTCGATCACTTCCAGCAGCAGCGCATAGACTTCGCCGCGGTAGCGGATGGTGGAGAACAGCAGGCGGTCGGCGTGGTCGAGCTTGGCGCGATAGATCTTGGCGTGGGTCAGATTGGTCAATTTCTTGACATCGACCGCACGGAAGTCGTCGCGCTCGATGGCCTGCCGGACCTTGTCGTAGTGGGCTTTGTTGCGGGGCGGGCAAAAATTGCTGTACTCAAGAATTTTCATCGGGATGGTGTGATTCTGTGGATTTTCAATGGCGCTATTGTAGCCAGGGTGACCGGCTGCGCGGCGCGGAAATGAACGCTTCGGCGCAGGGGCTCATCATCCGGGCACGGCGGCGCGCGGGTGCCGATGCCGCCTTGCGTGACGTACCGTACGGACGAGGCTGGTTTTTCAGGGCATTCTGAATGCATCAACATCACACAACATCAACAGGAGCGAGATCATGGGTAAATATGTCATTGGATGGATGCTGGGCATTCCGACCGTCGTGCTGGTGGTTCTGTATTTCATCTTCAACTGAGGGGACGGCCTCAGGGCTGGAAGTCGGACCGGGCGCGACGAGGCCCGGCCGCCGCACATGAAAGCGCCACCTTCGGGTGGCGTTTTCATGTGCGGCCAACGCCTTCCTGACGCGCCGCATCAAGCCCTTTCTCCCGCGCCGCACCAAGGACATGTGGGTGAGAGGCGCCGAGATGAAATATACTGTATAAACGCACAGCGTTAACGCGATCGAGCGTGCGCTCAAGCGCCGGCGATGCCCACTCGCCAATCTTAATTATCAGCACAATCAGGTATAATGCCATCCCGATTGCACTGGTTAATGTCGAACATTCATAGATTAATGATCAATATTAATTATTGTATGAATTATTTTCATTAGTATATGATCGCGGCCATGACTTACGATGAATTTCGCCGACATATCGGTAAAGCCGGGCTGACCGTGCACGCGTTCGCTGATTTAGTGAAGATGAACCGCATCTCCCTCTCGAACTACAAACAGGGGGACGTGCCGTCGCATCTGGCGGTCATTGCGTCTCTGCTGGGGGCAATGGCCGACGGGCAGACGGATTTTCGCAGCGTATTGTCCAATATTGATATCGCACCGAAGAAGCCGCGTGGTGCCGGCATAGGCAAGTTTGGCGGCGATAAACAGGAAGGGTTGGATTTGTTCACTCAGGGAGATAGTCATGGATGACCTAGGCAGCGCCCCCCTCGACGGGCATGGGGACGCCGCTGGCAAGGAAGCAATTTCGGACATGAAATCTTCGAGCAGCGTACTCAACAAATCTATGCAGCGCGTCGCCAAGTGGTCTTCGGGCCAGGCGGATACCGGTAATGCCCTGATTCATGGCGACAACCTGGCCGTGCTCAACATGTTGGCCAAAACGCATGCCGGGCAAGTGCGGTGCGTTTACCTCGACCCGCCGTATAACAACGGCGAAAGTTATCAGCACTATTTTGACAGCATGGGCCATGAGGAATGGTTGCAATCGGTGTCGGCCAGGCTTGAGAAAATCAAACTGCTTTTACGCACGGACGGAAGCGTCTGGATATCGATCGACGACTCCGAGCTGCACTACCTCAAGGTTGCTGCCGATGCCGTGTTTGGCAGGGGAAATTTCGTCGGCACGATCATTTGGGAACGCAGAACGACGAGAGAAAACCGGAAAGTTTTGTCGCGAAACCATGAATATCTGCTGGTATACGCCAAGAACATTGCTACCTGGTCCAAGTCGCGGAACTCACTGCCCTTGACGGACGAGGTCAAGAGCCGTTACAAAAACCTGGATGAAGATCCGCGTGGTCCGTGGCAGTCGGTGTCGGCGAATGTCCAGGAGGGGCACGCGACGCCGCAGCAGTATTATTCGCTGAAGGCGCCCAACGGGAAATTGCACTCGCCGCCAAAGGGACGCTGCTGGGGATTTTCCGAACAGCGGATGATCGAGGAGATCGCCAAAAACAATGTGTGGTTCGGCCGGGATGGCAATGCGGTTCCGCGTCTGAAACAGTTCATTGCAAATCGTACCGCCGGCCTCACGCCTGAAACGCTGTGGCGAGCTGACGATGTGGGGACGACGAGTCAGGCAAAGAAACATTTGCTGGCGTTGTTTAAAGAAATTTCGCTGTTCGATACGCCCAAGCCGGAGCATTTGATTCAGCGCATCCTGCAAATCAGTACCGACCCGGGCGACCTGATTCTCGATCCCTATCTCGGATCGGGAACCACCGCGGCAGTCGCGCACAAGATGAACAGATCGTATTTGGGAATCGAGATCGGAGAGCATATTAAGACGCATTGTACTCACCGGTTGCAGCAGGTTATTGCGGGCGAATCGGGCGGAATTTCCGGGTTGATGGACTGGAAAGGCGGTGGTGGTTTTGATTTCTACCGCATCTAAGGTTCAGGCAAATGGGCAGCTGAACGCATTTCGTCCTATTTACTACCTCGGTTGCAAGGTAAGTCTCACATCCGCAATCCGGGCCGCTATCGACGAGGTTGATCCGAGCGGCGGGCGGATGGTCGATCTCTTCGCCGGTACGGGCGTTGTCGCCAGCGCCATGGGGGCAAGCCGCGACGTCACCACGGTCGATGTGCAGGAGTATTCGCGCGTCATTTGTTCCGCCGTTCTGCGGCCGCCGCGCTTGTCCGCGGCGGACACGCGCAGGCTCTCCACTGACGTTGCCGAGGGGCAGTTTACGACGCGCCTTCTCTGGTGTCTTGCTCCGCTCATGGAGCACGAGCACAAGAGTTTGATTCGCGCCGTGCAGGGAGACGTTGACGGGCTGATCGAGCTACTCGAGGCGCCATCGCTTGTTCTGACTGAAGAATTCGGGTTCCTGGACGCGGATTCGCCCTTGACCGAGGCTACGTCGGAAGTGATCCGGCGGATGCGCGCCGAGGGATTATGGAATGCACCGGAGACGACTGTTGCCAGAAATTTCGGCGGCGTGTATTTTTCCTATCAGCAGGCTGCGCTATTGGATGCTGCACTCAATGTTGCCGCGCGTTCGGGCGACGACGTGAAGGATGCGTTGACTGCCGTGGCAATCAGTACGGCCAGTACCTTGGTGAACACGGTGGGAAAGCAATTTGCCCAACCGATTCAGCCACGATCGAAGTCGGGCGACATTAAAGCGGGTCTGGTCAAAACCGTTCAGCGTGACAGATCAATCGATATGTCCGCCAGTTATAAGTCGTGGCTGCAGAAGTACGCGGATCTGACCCCTGCCGCCGGAGCTGCGACCATGCTGCGCGACGATTATCTCGACGCGTTGACTGCGCACGGCAAGGATTTCTCGGTGGTGTATGCGGATCCGCCCTATACGCGCGATCATTACAGCCGCTTTTACCACGTGCTGGAAACGATGTGCCTTCGTGATAATCCGCAGATATCGCGCGTCAAAAAGAAGGGGGAAACGACGTTCAGCCGGGGAATATACCGCGAAGAGCGCCACCAGTCCCCCTTCTGCATCAGGTCCGAAGCGCCGCGCGCCTTCGATTTGCTCTTCGGCGCCGCCCGGGCGCACGATTTGCCGCTGGTACTTTCCTACTCGCCGCATGAGGCGGGCGACGGCACCCACCCGCGCGTCGTCTCCATGGCGCAGGTCATTGATCTGGCCAATGCGCACTACAAACGGGTGGAAATAAGCGTGGTTGAAGGGATGTCGCACAACAAACTCAATCATAACAACCTCAATCTCGCCAAGCGCGAGCACGCGGAGATTTTGCTGAAATGTTTTTGTTGAGCGCCCGGTGCGTCGACTAGGGTTCCGGCGTCGACGTCTCCAACGGTAAAAGATTGTCCGGCACGCCGGGCCAGACGCTTTGCAAGTCGGTTGAGGAGACAAACGCCTCGCGCATCGGCCGGCTGCGTCCGCGCATTGGCGGAACCGCGCCCAGGAGTTGCGCTACAGCGGTATATTCGGGGGCGGTTACCGGAACAATGGTGTAGCGAAACGACCGCAGATCGAGTTTGGTCGCGATAACAAGCATCCTGCTGTCGTCGTC of the Massilia violaceinigra genome contains:
- a CDS encoding UvrD-helicase domain-containing protein, with the protein product MKILEYSNFCPPRNKAHYDKVRQAIERDDFRAVDVKKLTNLTHAKIYRAKLDHADRLLFSTIRYRGEVYALLLEVIEQHDYDKSRFMRGARIDENSIAAADAGEAITQAAPVPYLHPQRRQVHWLDKVMSFDDAQQAVYVQNAPLIIVGSAGSGKTALTLEKMKQAQGDVLYVTHSAYLAQSARDLYYADGFEQAGQEATFLSYREFLESVRVPHGREATWRDFSAWFARMRQQFKGIDAHQAFEEIRGVLAADAAGVLTREQYRALGTRQSIFGAAERDTLYDLFERYCAWLQQARLFDLNLVAHDWRPEVQPRYDFVVVDEVQDLTVAQLALVLQALRKPGQFLLCGDSNQIVHPNFFSWSKVKSLFWRDPELAERQQLQVLRANFRNGTQVTRVANTLLKIKHRRFGSIDRESNFLVDAVNQEAGTVSLLADSDSARRDLNAQTRRSTRFAVLVLRDEDKEEAKKHFDTPLIFSVHEAKGLEYDSIVLFRFISDNRARFGEIAEGISAADIASDDLQYSRARDKSDKSLEIYKFYINALYVALTRSIRHVYLVESDAAHPLVRLLDIAQAGAAPKHDAPASSLEDWQKEARKLTLQGKQEQADAIERLILKSAPVPWPVFDEARLRESLSKVFREHAPGSKHKGQLYEYAACFDEPVLADVLAGCAGYAQAYNFRKLGATLGRRHFMPYFARNIKDVLRLCDKHGVEHRTPMNQTPLMAAAAAGNVPLIEALLARGADTSATDHLGRNALHWAMATALRDSAYAAGPFGAVVQLVAPPCIDVIAGDRLVRIDRRQSEYVLFQTMWVLFKSCFGRADASDRGSFDAGMLLAAYEKWPPTVVAPERGKRAFISGVLARNEVSRDYAYNRRLFKRLSTGRYQFNPALALRQPGQEGDGWHAAFALLNLPLIKELADPGYADYIDSLLKLAGMPLAGEPLWQAAIMRHAGHAS
- a CDS encoding DNA adenine methylase, with the protein product MVVLISTASKVQANGQLNAFRPIYYLGCKVSLTSAIRAAIDEVDPSGGRMVDLFAGTGVVASAMGASRDVTTVDVQEYSRVICSAVLRPPRLSAADTRRLSTDVAEGQFTTRLLWCLAPLMEHEHKSLIRAVQGDVDGLIELLEAPSLVLTEEFGFLDADSPLTEATSEVIRRMRAEGLWNAPETTVARNFGGVYFSYQQAALLDAALNVAARSGDDVKDALTAVAISTASTLVNTVGKQFAQPIQPRSKSGDIKAGLVKTVQRDRSIDMSASYKSWLQKYADLTPAAGAATMLRDDYLDALTAHGKDFSVVYADPPYTRDHYSRFYHVLETMCLRDNPQISRVKKKGETTFSRGIYREERHQSPFCIRSEAPRAFDLLFGAARAHDLPLVLSYSPHEAGDGTHPRVVSMAQVIDLANAHYKRVEISVVEGMSHNKLNHNNLNLAKREHAEILLKCFC
- a CDS encoding XRE family transcriptional regulator; the encoded protein is MTYDEFRRHIGKAGLTVHAFADLVKMNRISLSNYKQGDVPSHLAVIASLLGAMADGQTDFRSVLSNIDIAPKKPRGAGIGKFGGDKQEGLDLFTQGDSHG
- a CDS encoding site-specific DNA-methyltransferase; translated protein: MDDLGSAPLDGHGDAAGKEAISDMKSSSSVLNKSMQRVAKWSSGQADTGNALIHGDNLAVLNMLAKTHAGQVRCVYLDPPYNNGESYQHYFDSMGHEEWLQSVSARLEKIKLLLRTDGSVWISIDDSELHYLKVAADAVFGRGNFVGTIIWERRTTRENRKVLSRNHEYLLVYAKNIATWSKSRNSLPLTDEVKSRYKNLDEDPRGPWQSVSANVQEGHATPQQYYSLKAPNGKLHSPPKGRCWGFSEQRMIEEIAKNNVWFGRDGNAVPRLKQFIANRTAGLTPETLWRADDVGTTSQAKKHLLALFKEISLFDTPKPEHLIQRILQISTDPGDLILDPYLGSGTTAAVAHKMNRSYLGIEIGEHIKTHCTHRLQQVIAGESGGISGLMDWKGGGGFDFYRI
- a CDS encoding DJ-1/PfpI family protein, yielding MTGFTRLVLIALASLAFTGPTSAQEGAPVVAPAAASIEPTEKISTYAPRFGRTRPVIAVIGENSGTVMSDFVLPYGVLARSGLADVVSVATQPGLLQLPPLQIQPDNTVAEFDQRYPDGADYVVVPALKKNDDPTLLAWVGAQAAKGATMVSICNGSIVLAKAGLTRGHRATGHWSTHQSRVAAYPDTVWVKNTRYVADGKIVSSAGISAAIPTALALVEAIGGTERAQVLATQLGVGDWGSVHNSDAFRITFGDRVTAVTSYFLRPSQDIGIPVAPGVDEMALSLAADAYTATLRTRVHALAQSGAPVRTRNGLMLIPDMVAGQGKPLDWVLPEFDATPSARVLDKALDDITTRYGTAAARFVVLEAEYPWQGR